Proteins found in one Sphingomonas taxi genomic segment:
- the galU gene encoding UTP--glucose-1-phosphate uridylyltransferase GalU yields MTIKRVRKAVFPVAGLGTRFLPATKAMPKEMLTVVDKPLIQYAVEEALEAGIEQIIFVTGRGKGALEDHFDISYELEDTMRARGKSLSVIEGIRQKPGSPVYVRQQEPLGLGHAVWCAREIVGDEPFAVLLPDELMVGKPGFIAQMVEAYNQVGGNIVGALEVADSETDKYGIISPGAIDGRLTEVKALVEKPKQGSAPSNLMIPGRYILQPEVMRILESQEKGAGGEIQLTDAMAQLIGQQPFHGFTFDGERYDCGDKAGYIQANLALALARADIGPSVRSFAEGLLAK; encoded by the coding sequence ATGACGATCAAGCGCGTACGCAAAGCGGTGTTTCCGGTAGCCGGGCTCGGCACGCGGTTCCTTCCCGCGACCAAGGCGATGCCCAAGGAGATGCTGACCGTCGTCGACAAGCCGCTGATCCAATATGCGGTCGAGGAAGCGCTCGAGGCGGGGATCGAGCAGATCATCTTCGTCACCGGCCGCGGCAAGGGCGCGCTCGAGGACCATTTCGACATTTCCTACGAGCTCGAGGACACGATGCGCGCGCGCGGCAAGTCGCTCAGCGTCATCGAGGGCATCCGCCAGAAGCCGGGCTCGCCGGTCTACGTCCGCCAGCAGGAGCCGCTCGGCCTCGGCCATGCGGTATGGTGCGCGCGCGAGATCGTCGGCGACGAGCCGTTCGCGGTGCTGCTCCCCGACGAGCTGATGGTCGGCAAGCCCGGCTTCATCGCGCAGATGGTCGAGGCCTATAATCAGGTCGGTGGCAATATCGTCGGTGCGCTCGAGGTCGCCGACAGCGAGACCGACAAATACGGCATCATCTCGCCCGGCGCGATCGATGGCCGCCTCACCGAGGTCAAGGCGCTGGTCGAGAAGCCCAAGCAGGGCAGCGCGCCGTCCAACCTGATGATCCCCGGCCGCTACATCCTCCAGCCCGAGGTGATGCGCATCCTTGAGAGCCAGGAAAAGGGAGCGGGCGGCGAAATCCAGCTCACCGACGCGATGGCGCAGCTGATCGGCCAGCAGCCGTTCCACGGCTTCACCTTCGACGGCGAGCGCTACGATTGCGGCGACAAGGCGGGCTATATCCAGGCCAATCTCGCCCTCGCCCTCGCCCGCGCCGACATCGGTCCGAGCGTCCGCAGCTTCGCCGAGGGGCTGCTCGCCAAGTAA
- a CDS encoding glycosyltransferase family 8 protein: MTVNSSPPRSCICYIANQGYLFQSLVSAIQARQFSPAHWDVIVYDLTREPGEESRRIAHVCAAKGIAYRWEDPAFLGDLHIMNARLFLDQLLPADYAEILYLDGDTQVVGDLTPLLDFQPQDGGLCAVRDPMIYLSGIARLRGDFEDEITAFGENYVNSGVFRVNRASWAAISREALAQIGAASSALHFEDQTIINRVTDGRRDYASIRWNFPGFVLGYGIDTIAPPAIVHFMSNPRPWQGAYAPWGRSWHKPYLAIAREFPEIREYCAALDLRRRAAYKVKQIAKSYLERRLWNEPELLDHIRRLELQAAV; this comes from the coding sequence GTGACTGTCAATTCTTCCCCGCCGCGATCGTGCATTTGCTACATAGCGAACCAGGGGTATCTGTTCCAATCGCTGGTCAGCGCAATACAGGCGCGGCAGTTTTCGCCGGCGCATTGGGACGTCATCGTCTACGATCTGACCCGCGAACCGGGTGAGGAAAGCCGCCGCATCGCGCATGTCTGCGCCGCCAAGGGGATCGCGTATCGCTGGGAGGATCCGGCCTTCCTCGGCGATCTGCACATCATGAACGCGCGCCTGTTCCTCGATCAGCTGCTGCCGGCCGACTATGCGGAGATCCTCTATCTCGACGGCGATACGCAGGTCGTCGGCGACCTGACCCCGCTGCTCGACTTCCAGCCGCAGGACGGCGGGTTGTGCGCGGTGCGCGACCCGATGATCTATCTCAGCGGTATTGCCCGGCTGCGCGGCGATTTCGAGGACGAGATCACCGCATTCGGCGAGAATTACGTCAACAGCGGCGTGTTCCGGGTCAACCGGGCGAGCTGGGCGGCGATCTCGCGCGAGGCGCTGGCGCAGATCGGTGCGGCGTCGAGCGCGCTGCACTTCGAGGATCAGACGATCATCAACCGGGTCACCGACGGCCGCCGCGATTACGCCTCGATCCGGTGGAATTTCCCGGGGTTCGTGCTCGGTTACGGCATCGACACCATCGCCCCCCCGGCGATCGTCCATTTCATGTCCAATCCACGCCCATGGCAGGGCGCTTATGCGCCGTGGGGACGGTCGTGGCACAAGCCCTATCTCGCCATCGCCCGCGAGTTCCCCGAGATCAGAGAATATTGTGCGGCGCTAGATCTGCGCCGGCGCGCCGCCTACAAAGTCAAGCAGATCGCCAAATCCTATCTCGAACGGCGGCTGTGGAACGAGCCTGAGTTGCTGGATCATATCCGCCGGCTGGAATTGCAGGCCGCGGTCTGA
- a CDS encoding glycoside hydrolase family 16 protein, with the protein MIPFLPRTRIDRTRSVRTHAERSRLLSAGMTGCAALTLATTAACTPLPRCAATIDLRQYRQTFDEPFDTLDVSARGPGTRWTAHTPWNGDFGSSTFVDPQPGFPFSVRDGLLTIHMKRDAQGRWHSGLLSSSDAQGRGFLQRTGYFEMRAILPKGDGVWPAFWLGSLGKKGETTPEIDVLEHYGRDPATFLATTHLWTDGKSRDQGPKVVRVPPDSLTTGMHRYGVSVEKDAINVFLDGRSVACFASAPEYLKPKMLLLNLGAGGGWPIDKMPDDRAMTVDYVRAYVKRPRP; encoded by the coding sequence ATGATCCCATTCCTGCCCAGGACCCGCATCGACCGCACGCGTTCGGTCCGCACGCACGCCGAGCGCAGCCGCCTGCTGTCGGCCGGCATGACCGGCTGCGCGGCCCTGACGCTGGCCACCACCGCCGCCTGTACGCCGCTGCCCCGATGCGCCGCGACGATCGATCTGCGCCAGTATCGCCAGACCTTCGACGAACCGTTCGACACGCTCGACGTCTCCGCGCGCGGCCCGGGCACGCGCTGGACCGCGCATACGCCGTGGAACGGCGATTTCGGCTCCTCGACCTTCGTCGACCCGCAGCCGGGCTTTCCCTTCTCGGTCCGCGACGGTCTGCTGACCATCCACATGAAGCGCGATGCGCAGGGCAGATGGCATTCGGGACTGTTGTCGTCGAGCGACGCACAGGGCCGCGGCTTCCTGCAGCGCACCGGCTATTTCGAGATGCGCGCGATCCTGCCCAAGGGCGACGGCGTCTGGCCGGCGTTCTGGCTCGGCTCGCTCGGCAAGAAGGGCGAGACGACGCCGGAGATCGACGTGCTCGAACATTACGGCCGCGATCCCGCCACCTTCCTCGCCACCACGCATCTGTGGACCGACGGCAAGAGCCGCGACCAGGGCCCCAAGGTGGTGCGGGTACCGCCGGATTCGCTGACCACGGGGATGCATCGCTATGGCGTCAGCGTCGAGAAGGATGCGATCAACGTCTTCCTCGATGGCCGCTCGGTCGCCTGTTTTGCGTCGGCCCCCGAGTATCTGAAACCCAAGATGCTGCTCCTCAACCTGGGCGCGGGTGGCGGCTGGCCGATCGACAAGATGCCCGACGATCGCGCGATGACGGTCGATTACGTGCGCGCCTACGTCAAACGCCCCCGCCCGTGA
- a CDS encoding glycosyltransferase family 4 protein: MKVHVHLAYGFGEDRWGRRFDSGELIGVNERDPYGYRHAMPMVEAMTKSVDHPEGRLGRLVRLGLRAVLGFDVLHAWRNRRAMRAADVVWTHTESQHLAVSQVFALQRLTPAERPKLLAQSVWLMDGWDRLSGLRRAYYRRLMRSADMLTFHSQENLEMARQRLADRPSELVLFGINASEQTPPVRGQAGDPQRIIAVGNDVHRDWPTLIQAVARHPDWRLRIVSTKCPAALAEGIANVEIAGVDNNDDLKALYRQATIAIVPLSPNAHASGITVLQEAALNGVAAIASDVGGLRDYFDADAVTYYASGDVDGLEQAIDGLLSDSEKRYAQAVAAQHRMGPDGLSSYAFARRHVEISQSLVGETRSPAGRRQAAVA, encoded by the coding sequence ATGAAGGTTCATGTCCACCTGGCCTATGGCTTCGGCGAGGATCGGTGGGGTCGCAGGTTCGACAGCGGTGAGCTGATCGGCGTCAACGAACGCGACCCTTATGGCTATCGCCATGCCATGCCGATGGTCGAGGCGATGACCAAGTCGGTCGATCATCCCGAAGGCCGATTGGGCCGGCTGGTGCGGCTCGGGCTGCGCGCCGTGCTCGGCTTCGATGTCCTGCACGCCTGGCGCAACCGCCGGGCGATGCGCGCGGCCGATGTCGTCTGGACGCACACCGAATCGCAGCATCTCGCGGTTAGCCAAGTGTTTGCGCTGCAGCGGCTCACGCCGGCGGAACGGCCCAAGCTGCTCGCGCAGAGCGTCTGGCTGATGGATGGCTGGGACCGGTTGTCGGGTCTGCGCCGTGCCTATTACCGCCGGCTGATGCGCAGTGCCGACATGCTCACTTTCCATTCGCAGGAAAATCTCGAGATGGCGCGCCAGCGCCTCGCCGACCGGCCGAGCGAATTGGTGCTGTTCGGGATCAACGCGAGCGAGCAGACGCCGCCCGTGCGCGGTCAGGCGGGCGATCCGCAGCGGATCATAGCGGTCGGCAACGACGTGCATCGCGACTGGCCGACGCTGATCCAGGCGGTGGCGCGCCATCCCGACTGGCGGCTGCGCATCGTCTCGACCAAATGTCCCGCGGCGCTCGCCGAGGGGATCGCCAACGTCGAGATCGCCGGGGTCGACAATAACGACGACCTCAAGGCGCTGTATCGTCAGGCGACGATCGCGATCGTGCCGCTGTCGCCCAACGCCCATGCCTCGGGGATCACCGTCCTGCAGGAGGCGGCGCTCAACGGCGTCGCCGCGATCGCCAGCGACGTCGGCGGGCTGCGCGATTATTTCGATGCAGATGCGGTGACTTATTATGCCAGCGGCGATGTCGACGGGCTCGAACAGGCGATCGACGGGCTCTTGTCGGACTCCGAGAAGCGCTACGCCCAGGCGGTCGCCGCGCAGCACCGGATGGGGCCGGACGGGCTCAGCTCCTACGCCTTCGCACGCCGCCATGTCGAAATTTCCCAATCACTTGTCGGTGAGACGCGATCGCCTGCCGGGCGTCGGCAAGCGGCGGTCGCATGA
- a CDS encoding sugar transferase, translated as MILRMLDLVVGIIAIIVFAPLLIGLAIAIYASDPGPLIFAQPRIGRNGREFRCLKFRTMVVDATDRLEQLLANDPAARAEWARDHKLRNDPRITPLGRFLRKSSLDELPQFFNLINGTMSIVGPRPIVNAEVVRYGRRFQDYCRVRPGITGLWQVSGRSDTTYRRRVALDVAYSKHRSLGLNIKIMMMTVPAVLAAKGSR; from the coding sequence ATGATCCTGCGCATGCTCGATCTCGTCGTTGGCATCATCGCCATCATCGTCTTCGCTCCTTTGCTGATCGGTCTGGCGATCGCGATCTATGCTAGCGATCCCGGACCGCTGATCTTCGCGCAGCCGCGGATCGGGCGGAACGGGCGCGAATTCCGCTGCCTCAAGTTCCGCACCATGGTGGTCGACGCGACCGACCGGCTCGAGCAATTGCTCGCCAACGATCCCGCCGCGCGCGCCGAATGGGCGCGCGACCACAAGTTGCGCAACGACCCGCGCATCACCCCGCTCGGCCGCTTCCTGCGCAAGAGCAGCCTCGACGAGCTGCCGCAGTTCTTCAACCTGATCAACGGCACGATGAGCATCGTCGGACCGCGGCCGATCGTGAACGCCGAAGTGGTCCGCTACGGCCGCCGCTTCCAGGATTATTGCCGGGTGCGGCCGGGCATCACCGGCCTGTGGCAGGTCAGCGGGCGCAGCGACACGACCTACCGGCGCCGCGTCGCGCTCGACGTCGCTTATTCGAAGCATCGTTCGCTCGGGCTCAATATCAAGATCATGATGATGACGGTGCCTGCGGTGCTGGCGGCCAAGGGCAGCCGCTAG
- a CDS encoding glycosyltransferase family 4 protein — MTGGPAGAGRLLVNGRFLYARPTGVQRVATALLHQLGARRDELLRLFPAGVQVEAPRGDAAATIASLPVHQAGRRGGQIWEQFTLPRQGRGDVILSLSNVGPLAAARGITMIHDAQVYTAPQSYSSAFVRWYRFLLPRLGRRNLQILTVSHFSKQQLVDHKVARADRITVIPNGVDHILGFASDAGAVRRLGLTERRYVVALATTQPHKNIAVLLRAFADGAMGDVRLVLLGKASADEMRAAYPFLPDDVLFTGMIDDGELRGLLETALCFAMPSTTEGFGLPPLEAMILGTPAVVAPCGALPEACGEGALYADPDQPDAWRTQIRSLRDDPALRARMSEAGAAQAATFTWARAGDLLVDALRRCLPGQRA, encoded by the coding sequence ATGACCGGCGGACCCGCGGGGGCGGGGCGGCTGCTCGTCAACGGGCGGTTCCTCTATGCCCGGCCGACCGGCGTCCAGCGCGTCGCCACCGCCTTGCTCCACCAATTGGGCGCGCGCCGCGACGAGCTGCTGCGCCTGTTCCCCGCCGGGGTGCAGGTCGAGGCGCCGCGCGGCGATGCCGCGGCGACGATCGCGAGCCTGCCGGTGCATCAGGCCGGTCGTCGCGGCGGCCAGATCTGGGAACAATTCACGCTGCCGCGGCAGGGGAGGGGGGACGTCATCCTGTCGCTCTCCAACGTCGGGCCGCTCGCCGCGGCGCGCGGCATCACGATGATCCACGACGCGCAGGTCTATACCGCGCCGCAATCCTATTCGTCCGCCTTCGTGCGCTGGTATCGCTTCCTGCTGCCGCGGCTCGGCCGCCGCAACCTGCAGATCCTGACCGTCTCGCATTTCTCCAAGCAGCAGCTCGTCGACCACAAGGTCGCGCGCGCCGACAGGATCACCGTGATCCCCAACGGCGTCGACCATATCCTCGGCTTCGCCAGCGATGCCGGCGCCGTCCGCCGCCTCGGGCTTACCGAGCGCCGCTATGTCGTCGCGCTGGCGACGACGCAGCCGCACAAGAACATCGCGGTGCTGCTGCGTGCCTTCGCCGACGGCGCGATGGGCGACGTCCGGCTGGTGCTGCTCGGCAAGGCGAGCGCCGACGAGATGCGCGCGGCCTATCCCTTCCTGCCCGACGACGTGCTGTTCACCGGCATGATCGACGACGGCGAGCTGCGCGGCCTGCTCGAGACCGCTTTGTGTTTCGCGATGCCTTCGACGACCGAGGGCTTCGGCCTGCCGCCGCTCGAGGCGATGATCCTCGGTACCCCGGCGGTCGTCGCGCCGTGCGGCGCGCTGCCCGAAGCCTGCGGGGAGGGGGCGCTCTACGCCGACCCCGACCAGCCCGACGCATGGCGGACGCAGATCCGCAGCCTGCGCGACGATCCCGCGTTGCGCGCGCGGATGAGCGAGGCCGGCGCGGCGCAGGCCGCCACCTTCACCTGGGCGCGCGCCGGCGACCTGCTGGTCGACGCGCTGCGCCGCTGCCTGCCGGGGCAGCGCGCATGA
- a CDS encoding glycosyltransferase family 2 protein, which translates to MKVAIVIASVGRPVELARWVDHARRQTLTPSEIIFSIASDADLPAGFADPSVKVLRGPKGSCHQRNSGLDALTSAPDVVAFFDDDYVPSRRCIEGIAAVFTAHPDLVGTSGQLLADGIHSAGVDYETATTMVEAYDAEDPPIDTSLIKAMGTYGCNMAFRCAAIGDVRFDEKLPLYAWQEDVDFSRRLRSRGRVERTHGFVGVHQGVKGGRSPGLRLGYSQVANPLYLIRKGTMAPSDALWLMMRNVGSNHVKAFTPEPWVDRKGRVAGNWRAVKDLLTGKLRPDRILDF; encoded by the coding sequence ATGAAGGTCGCCATCGTCATCGCCAGCGTCGGCCGCCCGGTCGAGCTCGCCCGCTGGGTCGACCATGCCCGCCGCCAGACGCTGACGCCGAGCGAGATCATCTTCTCGATCGCCTCGGACGCCGACCTTCCGGCGGGCTTCGCCGATCCGTCGGTCAAGGTGCTGCGCGGGCCGAAGGGCTCGTGCCACCAGCGCAACTCGGGGCTCGATGCGCTGACCAGCGCGCCCGACGTGGTCGCCTTCTTCGACGACGATTACGTGCCGAGCCGGCGCTGCATCGAGGGGATCGCCGCGGTGTTCACGGCGCATCCCGATCTGGTCGGCACCAGCGGGCAGCTGCTTGCCGACGGCATCCATAGCGCCGGCGTCGACTACGAGACGGCGACGACGATGGTCGAGGCCTATGATGCCGAGGACCCGCCGATCGATACCTCGCTGATCAAGGCCATGGGCACCTATGGCTGCAACATGGCGTTCCGCTGCGCGGCGATCGGCGACGTCCGCTTCGACGAGAAGCTGCCGCTCTATGCCTGGCAGGAGGACGTCGACTTCTCACGGCGGTTGCGCAGCCGCGGCCGCGTGGAACGCACGCATGGCTTCGTCGGGGTGCACCAGGGGGTCAAAGGCGGTCGCAGCCCGGGTCTGCGCCTCGGCTATTCGCAGGTCGCCAACCCGCTCTATCTCATCCGCAAGGGGACCATGGCGCCAAGCGACGCCTTGTGGCTGATGATGCGCAACGTCGGCAGCAACCACGTCAAGGCGTTCACCCCCGAGCCGTGGGTCGATCGCAAGGGCCGCGTCGCGGGCAATTGGCGCGCGGTGAAGGATCTGCTGACCGGCAAGCTGCGCCCGGACCGGATCCTCGACTTCTAG
- a CDS encoding CDP-alcohol phosphatidyltransferase family protein, translating into MPQIILVFSSAATAEYRVAGIPAAARAAQAIAGIAEQDGIRRCSIVVDEPWVPGDALLAECRRLAPDLRLGFAIVPSDDERLTVRGETFVAALAQRHSGPGRENVLPALFDACVKDRVSLSSALLPQAAAFKLLRRASRDVLAATGKGGDGIVSRYINRPISRAISHQLLRIPAVTPFHASLGTALLGLAMAFALFLGDGTGLILGALLFQAASIFDGVDGEIARATYRTSELGATLDSVIDAFTNLAFITGVTVNVAMAGDVTSAVAGGIALVTLAAGLLLIGRHASAMGEAMNFDVIKRQLRNGRRTSRLTEFFIHLTMRDFFAAACALMIVAGFTDILLIAFAVIALGWFSVTALVLSRLKRTTRGGMTMVAAARRAEPCALAPASLAFPQSGTAIRSD; encoded by the coding sequence TTGCCCCAGATCATCCTTGTCTTTTCGAGTGCGGCGACCGCGGAATATCGCGTTGCCGGCATTCCCGCCGCGGCCCGCGCCGCGCAGGCGATCGCCGGGATCGCGGAGCAGGACGGCATCCGCCGGTGTTCGATCGTCGTCGACGAACCATGGGTGCCCGGCGACGCGCTGCTCGCGGAATGCCGGCGGCTGGCGCCGGATCTCCGGCTCGGTTTCGCGATCGTACCTTCGGACGACGAGAGGCTGACGGTGCGTGGCGAGACGTTCGTCGCGGCATTGGCACAACGACATAGCGGTCCCGGGCGCGAGAACGTGCTCCCGGCGCTGTTCGACGCCTGCGTCAAGGACCGGGTATCGCTGTCGTCCGCGCTCCTGCCGCAGGCGGCGGCCTTCAAGCTGCTCCGCCGCGCGAGCCGCGACGTGCTCGCCGCGACCGGCAAGGGGGGCGACGGCATCGTGTCCCGCTACATCAACCGCCCGATCTCGCGGGCGATCAGTCATCAGTTACTGCGCATCCCGGCCGTCACCCCGTTCCATGCCAGCCTCGGCACCGCCCTGCTGGGTCTGGCGATGGCGTTCGCCCTGTTCCTCGGCGACGGTACCGGGCTGATCCTGGGGGCCTTGCTGTTCCAGGCCGCCTCGATCTTCGACGGCGTCGACGGCGAGATCGCGCGCGCGACCTATCGCACGTCGGAACTCGGCGCGACGCTGGACAGCGTCATCGATGCCTTCACCAACCTGGCGTTCATCACCGGCGTGACCGTCAATGTCGCCATGGCCGGCGACGTGACGAGCGCGGTTGCGGGCGGCATCGCATTGGTCACGCTGGCCGCCGGCCTCCTGCTGATCGGCAGACATGCGAGCGCGATGGGCGAGGCGATGAACTTCGACGTCATCAAACGGCAGCTGCGCAACGGCCGACGTACGTCGCGGCTCACCGAATTCTTCATTCATCTGACGATGCGGGATTTCTTCGCCGCGGCCTGCGCGCTGATGATCGTCGCGGGGTTCACCGACATCTTGCTCATCGCCTTCGCGGTGATCGCTCTGGGCTGGTTTTCGGTAACCGCGCTGGTCCTGTCGAGGCTGAAGCGGACGACGCGGGGCGGCATGACCATGGTCGCGGCGGCACGGCGCGCCGAGCCCTGCGCCCTCGCCCCGGCCAGCCTCGCTTTCCCGCAGAGCGGCACGGCCATCCGCAGCGACTGA
- a CDS encoding glycosyltransferase family 4 protein, with protein MPTICIDCRYIGPRPSGIAEVVRGLIDHVPALAPDLRFLLLRHPAHRGRLSDAPNVVEQRVWQAANGPATMWWLPEVVDLSQVDLFHATFNIMPAGLPMPCLVTIHDIMRLTHPAWCRTGLRGEVERLFYGHGLRRAIRTADAIAAISTATATQLAAYDPDVAARTTVTLSGVSDHFRPVAPDPAALAALGLTPGRPFVLTVGQDAPYKNHEGAMRGFAAAFADDRDIDLVMVQRRGAGRVRLESLAQALGIGERVHFLPVVGSDALVTLYGAARVLLHPSFAEGFGNPVAEAMASGCPVVTSMTSSMPEVAGGAALLADPHDIGSIADRLLAVVRSPARAERMRAAGLTRARALRWRNFAAANLALYRQLLADAPVRRF; from the coding sequence ATGCCGACGATCTGTATCGACTGCCGCTATATCGGTCCCCGGCCGAGCGGCATCGCCGAGGTGGTGCGCGGCCTGATCGACCACGTGCCGGCGCTGGCGCCGGACCTGCGCTTCCTGCTGCTGCGCCACCCCGCGCATCGCGGCCGGCTGAGCGACGCGCCCAACGTGGTCGAGCAGCGGGTGTGGCAGGCGGCCAATGGTCCGGCGACGATGTGGTGGCTGCCCGAGGTGGTCGATCTGTCGCAGGTCGACCTGTTCCACGCCACCTTCAACATCATGCCGGCGGGTCTGCCGATGCCCTGCCTCGTGACGATCCACGACATCATGCGGCTGACGCATCCCGCCTGGTGCCGTACCGGCCTGCGCGGCGAGGTGGAGCGGCTCTTCTACGGCCACGGCCTGCGCCGCGCGATCCGCACCGCCGATGCGATCGCGGCGATCAGCACGGCGACCGCGACGCAGCTCGCCGCTTATGATCCGGACGTGGCGGCGCGGACGACGGTGACGCTGTCGGGCGTCTCCGATCATTTCCGGCCGGTCGCACCGGACCCTGCGGCGCTGGCGGCGCTGGGCCTGACACCCGGGCGCCCCTTCGTGCTGACCGTCGGACAGGACGCGCCGTACAAGAACCACGAAGGCGCGATGCGCGGCTTTGCCGCCGCCTTCGCCGACGATCGCGACATCGATCTGGTCATGGTGCAGCGGCGTGGTGCGGGGCGGGTCCGACTCGAGAGCCTGGCGCAGGCGCTCGGTATCGGCGAGCGGGTCCACTTCCTCCCCGTCGTCGGCAGCGATGCGCTGGTGACGCTGTACGGCGCCGCACGGGTGCTGCTGCATCCCTCCTTCGCCGAAGGCTTCGGCAATCCCGTCGCCGAGGCGATGGCGAGCGGCTGCCCGGTCGTCACCAGCATGACCTCGTCGATGCCGGAGGTCGCGGGGGGTGCGGCGCTGCTTGCCGATCCGCACGACATCGGGTCGATCGCCGACCGGCTGCTGGCGGTGGTGCGTTCGCCCGCTCGCGCCGAACGGATGCGGGCCGCCGGCCTGACGCGGGCGCGCGCGCTGCGCTGGCGTAATTTCGCCGCGGCCAATCTGGCGCTCTACCGCCAATTGCTGGCAGACGCCCCGGTCCGGCGCTTTTGA
- a CDS encoding polysaccharide biosynthesis/export family protein, with the protein MPIPPRLSAALLLLLATGCSTIGGSGPSAKAIGRAARPGTAADRGISVVPLDEATARRAAAFARAQRFADVFGVVAPTSTVIGVGDVLDIAIWEAPPAVLFGATPPGANIGSAIAQSAGIPQQVVGEDGTITIPFVGSVAVRGSTPQAVARTIVARLAGRAHSPQAIVRLAQNDSRAVTVMGEVGATRRMPLTPRGERLLDALAASGGSRQPVAKTTVQLTRAGRTAAMPLDAIVRDPTQNVMLQAGDVITAIFQPYSFIALGAVGQNAEVPFEGGGISLAQALGRIGGLRDDRADVRSVFVFRLEHPEVLDPEMARTARRTAEGLVPVVYRLDLGQGASFFTAQDFGIRDRDVLYVSNAPIADLQKFLNIVSSAAFSVTGINNAVQ; encoded by the coding sequence ATGCCCATCCCGCCGCGCCTGTCGGCCGCGCTCCTCCTGCTGCTCGCGACCGGCTGTTCGACGATCGGCGGCTCCGGCCCCTCCGCCAAGGCGATCGGCCGGGCCGCCCGTCCCGGCACCGCCGCCGACCGCGGCATCAGCGTCGTGCCGCTCGACGAGGCGACCGCGCGCCGCGCGGCCGCCTTCGCCCGCGCGCAGCGGTTCGCCGACGTGTTCGGCGTGGTTGCGCCGACCAGCACGGTGATCGGCGTCGGCGACGTCCTCGACATCGCGATCTGGGAGGCGCCGCCCGCGGTGCTGTTCGGCGCGACGCCCCCCGGCGCCAATATCGGCAGCGCCATCGCGCAGAGCGCCGGCATCCCGCAACAGGTGGTCGGCGAGGACGGCACGATCACCATCCCGTTCGTCGGCAGCGTCGCGGTGCGCGGATCGACCCCGCAGGCGGTCGCGCGCACGATCGTCGCACGGCTGGCGGGGCGCGCGCACAGCCCGCAGGCGATCGTGCGGCTGGCGCAGAACGACAGTCGCGCGGTGACGGTGATGGGCGAGGTCGGCGCGACCCGCCGCATGCCGCTGACCCCGCGCGGCGAACGCCTGCTCGATGCGCTCGCCGCCTCGGGCGGGTCGCGCCAGCCCGTCGCCAAGACGACCGTCCAGCTCACCCGCGCCGGCCGCACCGCGGCGATGCCGCTCGACGCGATCGTCCGCGATCCGACGCAGAACGTCATGTTGCAGGCCGGCGACGTCATCACCGCGATCTTCCAGCCCTATAGTTTTATCGCGCTGGGGGCGGTCGGCCAGAATGCCGAAGTGCCGTTCGAGGGCGGCGGTATCTCGCTGGCGCAGGCGCTCGGCCGGATCGGCGGGTTGCGCGACGATCGCGCCGACGTGCGCAGCGTCTTCGTCTTCCGCCTCGAACATCCCGAGGTGCTCGATCCCGAGATGGCGCGGACGGCGCGGCGCACCGCCGAGGGGCTGGTGCCGGTCGTCTACCGGCTCGACCTCGGTCAGGGCGCGTCCTTCTTCACCGCGCAGGATTTCGGCATCCGCGACCGCGACGTGCTCTACGTCTCGAACGCGCCGATCGCCGATCTCCAGAAATTCCTCAACATCGTGTCGAGCGCCGCCTTCTCGGTCACCGGCATCAACAACGCGGTGCAATGA